One Deltaproteobacteria bacterium genomic window, CTTTTCCCACGCGCGGTTGTTGCAAGAAGCGCTGAAACCCAATCCGCGCGCCGAATTTTGGTTCCACGAGGGATATGCCCATGGTCAGTTAGCTGCCGATTACCAGAGCCGGGTGAGAAATTTTTTTCACAAAAACTTGTAAGAGCGACGCCCGCAGAAGCCTGAGCCTGCCGAGGAAATGGGGAGCGAGCGAGCCGGCCAATTCTTCCCGTCTGTCAAGCCTGACGTGGACTTCTTCGAACTTAAGAACTTCGAACTTCGTTTCCAGAATTTCGGAAACGTGGAAGCTCGCCCCACACTTTGAATCCAGGCTGAAGAGGCGATACCGGTCTTGCTTGGGGAATACCGACGGACGTGCGAAAACGAGTATCAAGTTTGCCGGGCCTGAACTCGACGGGAATGGCCGCAATTGCAGACGGGAATAAACCACTTCGGCTTCGAAGTCGAAGACGTAGCCGCTGTACGCGAAGCGTGCAAAAATCTCAACACCGCCACCGGGGTCGACAAACGCCCGCCCAACCGC contains:
- a CDS encoding VOC family protein translates to MQTGINHFGFEVEDVAAVREACKNLNTATGVDKRPPNREAEYRVLDPDGNPIDLSQHGWPH